In a single window of the Streptomyces sp. NBC_00285 genome:
- a CDS encoding SAM-dependent methyltransferase, giving the protein MAIASDLPPRLGSLTFHGPLSEARAGRIVARLAAVSPRTVLDIGCGWGELLLRLLESVPGSTGVGLDINAEDLARGRDLAKGRGLAGRVEFSEESARGTARGPVDAVLCLGAGQALCDPEQPYDPSVVLHELRRLVRPGGRVVLGEGFWERAPTDEELPAMWPGAHAGDHLRLGPLVDLAVEAGFRPAWIESASREEWEEFESGYRHDTELWLAMNPDHPLAAETRERVDRQRSSWADGYRNILGITYLTLVPVART; this is encoded by the coding sequence ATGGCAATCGCTTCCGATCTTCCCCCGCGTCTCGGCAGTCTGACCTTCCACGGGCCGCTCTCCGAAGCCCGCGCCGGGCGCATCGTCGCGCGGCTCGCCGCCGTCTCGCCCCGCACCGTCCTTGACATCGGCTGCGGCTGGGGCGAACTGTTGCTGCGCCTTCTGGAGTCCGTCCCGGGATCGACAGGCGTGGGCCTCGACATCAACGCCGAGGACCTGGCCAGGGGCAGGGACCTTGCGAAGGGGCGCGGACTGGCCGGACGGGTCGAATTCAGCGAGGAGTCGGCCCGCGGCACGGCACGCGGGCCCGTGGACGCGGTGCTGTGCCTGGGGGCTGGTCAGGCGCTGTGCGACCCCGAGCAGCCGTACGATCCCAGCGTCGTACTGCATGAGCTGCGCCGCTTGGTCCGCCCCGGCGGACGCGTCGTCCTGGGCGAGGGCTTCTGGGAACGTGCCCCGACCGACGAGGAACTCCCGGCAATGTGGCCCGGGGCGCACGCAGGCGACCACCTGCGGCTCGGACCGCTCGTCGACCTGGCTGTCGAGGCGGGCTTCCGGCCGGCCTGGATCGAGTCGGCGAGCCGTGAGGAGTGGGAGGAGTTCGAGTCCGGCTACCGGCACGACACAGAACTCTGGCTCGCCATGAACCCGGACCATCCACTTGCCGCCGAGACCCGTGAACGAGTCGACCGCCAGCGGTCGTCCTGGGCCGACGGCTACCGCAACATCCTCGGCATCACGTACTTGACCCTCGTCCCGGTTGCCAGAACCTGA
- a CDS encoding cysteine hydrolase family protein translates to MANSALLVMDVQRDIVAIADDGSGYLSRLRSAIEGARAARIPVIYVVIGLRPGDPEVSPRNKVMTNAVQAGLFTEGEPGTEIHPDVAPQQGDVVVTKRRGSAFSGSDLDLVLRARDIDSLVLTGIATSAVVLSTLWRAIDLDFDLTVLADVCLDTDPEVHTMLIEKLFPQWADVVAVEDWLKAIAPQ, encoded by the coding sequence ATGGCAAACAGCGCACTTCTGGTGATGGACGTGCAACGGGACATCGTGGCTATCGCCGACGACGGTTCCGGATATCTGTCGCGCTTGCGTAGTGCGATCGAAGGTGCCCGGGCTGCCCGCATCCCCGTGATCTACGTGGTGATCGGGTTACGGCCGGGCGATCCAGAAGTCAGCCCTCGCAACAAGGTGATGACAAACGCCGTGCAGGCAGGCCTGTTCACCGAGGGTGAGCCTGGCACCGAGATCCATCCCGATGTCGCGCCCCAGCAGGGCGACGTCGTGGTTACCAAGAGGCGGGGGAGCGCGTTCTCGGGCAGTGACCTCGACTTGGTACTGAGGGCACGCGATATCGACAGCCTTGTTCTCACCGGCATCGCCACCAGCGCTGTAGTGCTGTCCACTCTGTGGCGCGCCATCGACCTGGACTTCGACCTAACCGTCCTGGCGGATGTCTGCCTCGACACCGACCCCGAGGTGCACACGATGCTCATCGAAAAGCTGTTCCCGCAGTGGGCAGACGTCGTCGCCGTCGAGGACTGGCTCAAAGCCATCGCACCGCAATAG
- a CDS encoding HelD family protein: protein MTSLDHELRLERIHHDRCRAALTAMVEGAQEHTVTGEDVSASGADAEVLGYQLRSKAKEMRELPEGPLFFGKLEFDHGDHAGQAYHLGRLRISEHPAAPPLVVDWRAPVSRAFYQAGARDPQGVTVRRRFGWAPGSTGESADLTGLEDEHLSRGESGPSAIVTREIERPRVGPMRDIAATIQPEQDTLVRGDLAVSVCVQGAPGTGKTAVGLHRAAYLLYTHPQRIRRGGLLVLGPNRTFLSYISQVLPALGETGVRQSTLQDEIARQPVTSTDAHPAAVLKHDPRMAEVLRRAIYARVSTARVNSLEIKDDSYSWRVGTGELARIVTDVRGEEPPYGTGRERVRSRVVRSVQLQAERRAGPQSGAWVQRVSRSRAVGAFLDGAWPKVRPEELLAELLTDRAALADAADGILDRDEQQTLLWGKPPRSWKSARWSAADLVLLDEIAGLIEHPEGYGHLVVDEAQDLSAMECRAIARRARFGSLTVLGDLAQGTTPWAARSWHPVLRHLGKPDAAVVPLTIGFRVPQAVVGLANQLLARLDVEVPAGLSLRGDGELRVRETEPGELADAVVAAVRDSLAYEGSVGVVAADADVERVRQALDAAGIAFAGPDELGARVSVVPAGVVKGLEYDHVVAVEPAAIAEAEERGLHRLYVVLTRAVSRLEVVHGRPLPF from the coding sequence ATGACGTCCCTCGATCACGAGCTCCGCCTGGAACGCATCCACCACGACCGCTGCCGCGCCGCACTCACCGCCATGGTCGAAGGCGCCCAGGAACACACCGTCACCGGTGAGGACGTCTCCGCATCCGGGGCCGACGCCGAGGTGCTCGGGTATCAGCTGCGCAGCAAGGCGAAGGAGATGCGGGAGCTGCCTGAAGGGCCGCTGTTCTTCGGGAAGTTGGAGTTCGACCACGGTGACCACGCCGGGCAGGCGTATCACCTCGGGCGGCTGCGGATCAGCGAGCATCCCGCTGCCCCGCCCCTCGTCGTGGACTGGCGTGCCCCGGTCTCCCGCGCCTTCTACCAGGCCGGCGCCCGCGATCCGCAGGGCGTCACCGTGCGGCGGCGGTTCGGGTGGGCGCCGGGCAGCACGGGGGAGTCCGCCGACCTCACGGGGCTGGAGGACGAGCACCTGAGCAGGGGGGAGTCGGGGCCGAGCGCCATCGTCACCCGGGAGATCGAACGGCCCCGCGTCGGGCCCATGCGGGACATCGCCGCGACCATCCAGCCCGAGCAGGACACGCTGGTACGAGGGGATCTCGCCGTTTCCGTGTGCGTCCAGGGGGCTCCCGGGACCGGCAAGACCGCCGTCGGACTGCACCGGGCCGCCTACCTCCTCTACACACACCCGCAGCGGATCCGGCGTGGCGGACTCCTCGTCCTCGGGCCCAACCGGACCTTCCTCTCCTACATCTCCCAGGTCCTGCCCGCACTCGGGGAGACCGGTGTGCGGCAGTCCACGCTCCAGGACGAGATCGCCCGCCAGCCGGTCACCTCCACCGACGCCCACCCCGCGGCCGTCCTCAAGCACGATCCCCGGATGGCCGAGGTGCTGCGCAGGGCGATCTACGCCCGCGTGTCGACCGCACGGGTCAACTCCCTTGAGATCAAAGACGATTCGTACAGCTGGCGGGTCGGGACCGGTGAACTCGCGCGGATCGTGACGGACGTACGGGGCGAGGAACCGCCGTACGGGACCGGGCGGGAGCGGGTGCGCAGTCGTGTGGTGCGCAGTGTGCAGTTGCAGGCCGAGCGGCGGGCCGGGCCGCAGAGTGGTGCGTGGGTGCAGCGGGTCTCGCGGTCCCGGGCGGTCGGGGCGTTCCTCGACGGCGCCTGGCCGAAGGTGCGGCCCGAGGAGCTTCTGGCCGAACTCCTCACCGACCGGGCCGCGTTGGCGGACGCCGCCGACGGGATCCTCGACCGTGACGAGCAACAGACCCTGCTGTGGGGCAAGCCGCCGCGGTCGTGGAAGTCGGCGCGCTGGTCGGCCGCCGACCTCGTGCTGCTCGACGAGATCGCCGGGCTGATCGAGCATCCCGAGGGGTACGGCCATCTCGTCGTCGACGAGGCGCAGGATCTGTCGGCGATGGAGTGCCGGGCGATCGCCCGCCGGGCCCGTTTCGGCTCGCTCACCGTGCTCGGTGATCTGGCGCAGGGGACCACTCCGTGGGCGGCCCGTTCCTGGCACCCCGTCCTGCGCCATCTCGGCAAGCCGGACGCGGCCGTCGTGCCGCTGACCATCGGGTTCCGGGTGCCGCAGGCCGTCGTAGGGCTCGCCAACCAGCTTCTGGCGAGGCTGGACGTGGAGGTGCCGGCCGGGCTGTCCCTGCGCGGGGACGGCGAGTTGAGGGTGCGGGAGACGGAACCGGGCGAGCTGGCGGACGCGGTCGTGGCCGCAGTACGGGATTCCCTCGCGTACGAGGGGTCCGTCGGGGTCGTCGCGGCCGACGCGGACGTGGAACGGGTACGCCAGGCCCTCGACGCGGCCGGCATCGCCTTCGCCGGGCCGGACGAGCTCGGTGCGCGGGTGAGCGTCGTACCGGCCGGTGTCGTCAAGGGACTTGAGTACGACCATGTGGTGGCCGTCGAGCCGGCCGCGATCGCGGAGGCGGAGGAACGCGGGCTGCACCGGCTGTACGTCGTGCTGACCCGGGCGGTGTCACGGCTGGAGGTGGTGCACGGGCGGCCGTTGCCGTTCTAG
- a CDS encoding helix-turn-helix domain-containing protein has product MASLNVGNLGEYLRDQRRTAQLSLRQLADAAGVSNPYLSQIERGLRKPSAEVLQQVAKALRISAETLYVRAGILDAERDRDDVETRAVILADPTLNERQKQVLLQIYESFRKENGFEIAPAGAAPAQHDAQSDAGAHEDLQDRGVQDSGRPDGDAAAPDSRRPRKTRKPRSTDSADGSDADPQQTAG; this is encoded by the coding sequence ATGGCATCGCTCAACGTCGGCAATCTCGGTGAGTATCTGCGTGACCAGCGGCGCACCGCGCAGCTGTCGCTCAGGCAGCTCGCCGATGCCGCCGGGGTGTCCAATCCGTATCTGAGCCAGATCGAGCGCGGGCTGCGCAAGCCGAGCGCGGAGGTGCTGCAGCAGGTCGCGAAGGCCCTGCGGATCTCCGCCGAGACGCTGTATGTGCGGGCCGGCATCCTCGACGCCGAGCGGGACCGGGACGACGTGGAGACACGTGCGGTCATCCTCGCCGATCCCACGCTCAACGAGCGGCAGAAGCAGGTGCTGCTCCAGATCTACGAGTCCTTCCGCAAGGAGAACGGCTTCGAGATCGCCCCGGCGGGTGCGGCCCCCGCGCAGCATGACGCGCAGAGCGACGCGGGCGCTCACGAGGACCTTCAGGACAGGGGCGTTCAGGACAGTGGCCGACCGGACGGCGACGCCGCCGCACCGGACAGCCGTCGCCCCCGCAAGACCCGTAAGCCCCGTAGTACCGACAGTGCCGACGGCAGCGACGCCGACCCGCAGCAGACGGCCGGTTGA
- a CDS encoding class I SAM-dependent methyltransferase translates to MADEGFTHPRLAAIYDPLDPDRSDLDAYLRMAEEFGARRVLDIGCGTGVFALLLAARSIEVVGVDPALASLDVARGKPGAERVRWIHGDATELPPMHVDLATMTANVAMQIVEADAWRETLRGIHAALRPGGRLVFETRNPARRAWEEWTREASYAVTDVAGVGVVESWVEVTAVEGQLVSFRWTYVFAADGQVLTSDSTLRFREREEIGAELAARGFAVEDVRDAPDRPGREFVFVARRP, encoded by the coding sequence ATGGCTGACGAGGGCTTCACCCATCCACGGCTTGCCGCGATCTACGATCCGCTCGACCCCGACCGCAGCGACCTCGACGCCTATCTGCGGATGGCGGAGGAGTTCGGGGCGAGGCGGGTGCTGGACATCGGTTGCGGGACAGGGGTGTTCGCGCTGCTGCTGGCCGCACGGTCGATCGAGGTCGTGGGCGTCGACCCGGCCCTGGCCTCGCTCGACGTGGCCCGTGGGAAACCGGGCGCCGAAAGGGTGCGTTGGATCCACGGTGACGCGACCGAACTCCCTCCGATGCACGTCGACTTGGCGACCATGACGGCCAACGTCGCCATGCAGATCGTAGAAGCGGATGCCTGGCGGGAGACCCTTCGGGGCATTCACGCGGCGCTACGGCCCGGTGGGCGGCTGGTGTTCGAGACGCGGAACCCGGCCCGGCGGGCCTGGGAGGAGTGGACCCGGGAGGCGTCGTACGCCGTGACGGACGTGGCCGGCGTCGGGGTGGTGGAGAGCTGGGTGGAAGTCACCGCGGTGGAAGGGCAGTTGGTGTCATTCCGGTGGACCTATGTCTTCGCGGCGGACGGACAGGTGCTGACCTCGGACTCGACATTGCGCTTCCGGGAACGGGAGGAGATCGGGGCGGAACTGGCCGCGCGGGGGTTCGCCGTGGAGGACGTACGCGACGCTCCGGACCGGCCGGGCCGGGAGTTCGTGTTCGTGGCGCGGCGCCCGTGA
- a CDS encoding RraA family protein translates to MIETTEFADIPTTTLADLLGRERVMDIGIRPLWGPVPRVAGPAFTVRCPPGDNLMLHAAIHRAAPGAVIVVESGDLDYALAGGNVCAVAQRRGIVAFVADGLIRDLAEVREAGFPVFARGVIPIPAAKKAVEPLGVPVRCGGVLVEAGDVVVADEEGVVAVPAARRADVLAAAHAKLAKEAAETLDDWEAAHRARIDELLAEGGFQG, encoded by the coding sequence GTGATCGAGACCACCGAGTTCGCGGACATCCCCACCACCACTCTGGCCGATCTGCTGGGCCGCGAGCGCGTCATGGACATCGGGATCAGGCCGCTGTGGGGGCCGGTGCCGCGGGTCGCTGGGCCGGCGTTCACCGTACGGTGCCCTCCCGGCGACAACCTGATGCTGCACGCGGCGATCCACCGGGCGGCGCCCGGTGCGGTGATCGTGGTGGAGTCGGGGGACCTCGACTACGCGCTGGCCGGCGGCAACGTCTGCGCGGTGGCCCAGCGCCGGGGGATCGTCGCGTTCGTCGCCGACGGGCTGATCCGCGACCTCGCCGAGGTGCGTGAGGCAGGCTTCCCCGTGTTCGCCCGGGGTGTCATCCCGATTCCGGCCGCCAAGAAGGCCGTTGAGCCGCTGGGTGTGCCGGTGCGGTGCGGTGGGGTGCTCGTCGAGGCCGGTGACGTGGTGGTCGCAGACGAGGAGGGGGTCGTGGCCGTCCCCGCCGCACGTCGGGCCGATGTGCTCGCCGCCGCCCACGCCAAGCTGGCCAAGGAGGCGGCCGAGACACTCGACGACTGGGAGGCGGCACATCGGGCCCGTATCGACGAGCTCCTCGCGGAAGGCGGGTTCCAGGGCTGA
- a CDS encoding NUDIX domain-containing protein: MDELVERVDDQDRVLGVVVSRRQAIREGWLHRVAVTVCRDERGRILVHRRSEQLSRFPGLYEVVVGGAVDVGESYEQAAARELAEELGIGVLPRLLFTFINRSGLSPHWLGVHEAVVPDAVVPDPDEVAWHGRLTEPELRSALLEWRFTPDSHEAFSRYLAFRTAQS, from the coding sequence GTGGACGAACTGGTGGAGCGTGTCGACGATCAGGATCGTGTGCTGGGGGTGGTGGTCAGCCGCCGACAGGCCATCCGGGAGGGGTGGCTGCACCGGGTCGCCGTGACGGTGTGTCGTGATGAGCGTGGACGGATCCTCGTTCACCGGCGCTCGGAGCAACTGTCGCGCTTCCCCGGGCTCTACGAGGTGGTCGTCGGTGGCGCCGTGGATGTCGGTGAGTCCTATGAACAGGCCGCCGCGCGGGAGCTGGCCGAAGAGCTGGGCATTGGTGTGCTGCCGCGCTTGCTGTTCACGTTCATCAACCGCAGCGGCTTGAGCCCTCACTGGCTCGGCGTGCACGAAGCCGTGGTGCCGGACGCCGTGGTTCCCGATCCGGATGAGGTCGCCTGGCATGGCCGGCTGACCGAGCCGGAGCTGCGGTCGGCCCTGTTGGAGTGGCGCTTCACTCCCGACAGCCACGAAGCCTTCAGCCGGTACCTCGCGTTCCGGACCGCGCAGTCCTGA
- a CDS encoding TniQ family protein, which translates to MRPLPRSLAPFRDESLAGFVLRLAHHNTASPGTIVRHTGLSAHRTVILERISIRQQYQQLPEQIAEFARTTRLSRGEASELFMAPLGTRYGPLSETLLGRPANRMLYNNRGIFRHWSRFCPRCLAGDSDIERAHGGNWKRLWRLPPVFTCTTHRCMLRYDCSQCGHHGLEVQGTSLIPRIHDEDLHPNQCRTVTDGSPGQRNAPACGARHDQAPPPTCSDKFLDEALVLQQELLGLLGPSGPEETTSVGWIIDTAQYFFDLHSVAGLILLTWPTTRPLAPSGEHADILDRDVARRQRERAGLHKRGKHHYSHVLIDPAPDSTAYAASAAIAHQILQATDRQALRLLAPVQGQLRELPGPDRAIGDVLRNSPRNSPPLRVVLARKEPVTQKAVLGYRDARHREWRPAASNDDWVRRVTDTSAK; encoded by the coding sequence ATTCGTCCCCTGCCCCGCAGCCTCGCTCCCTTCCGGGACGAAAGCCTCGCCGGCTTCGTCCTGCGGCTTGCCCACCACAACACCGCCAGCCCCGGCACGATCGTTCGTCACACCGGGCTGAGCGCACACCGGACGGTGATCCTCGAACGCATCTCCATCCGCCAGCAATACCAGCAACTTCCCGAGCAGATAGCCGAGTTCGCCCGCACCACCCGGCTGAGCCGGGGCGAGGCATCCGAGCTGTTCATGGCTCCACTCGGCACCCGCTACGGCCCCCTCAGCGAGACACTGTTGGGCCGACCGGCAAACCGGATGCTCTACAACAACCGGGGCATCTTCCGGCACTGGTCACGGTTCTGCCCGCGCTGCCTGGCAGGCGATTCCGACATCGAACGCGCCCACGGCGGCAACTGGAAGCGCCTCTGGCGACTTCCCCCGGTCTTCACCTGCACCACCCACCGATGCATGCTCCGCTACGACTGCTCCCAGTGCGGACACCACGGTCTCGAAGTCCAGGGCACCTCTCTCATCCCCCGGATCCACGACGAAGACCTCCACCCCAACCAGTGCCGGACCGTCACCGACGGCTCCCCCGGACAGCGGAATGCCCCCGCCTGCGGAGCCCGCCACGACCAGGCACCCCCACCCACCTGCAGCGACAAGTTCCTCGACGAAGCCCTCGTACTTCAACAAGAACTCCTCGGGCTCCTCGGCCCCTCCGGTCCCGAGGAGACAACAAGCGTCGGCTGGATCATCGACACCGCCCAGTATTTCTTCGACCTGCACAGCGTCGCCGGCCTCATCCTCTTGACCTGGCCGACAACCCGGCCTCTGGCGCCGAGCGGCGAACACGCCGACATCCTTGATCGCGACGTCGCACGACGCCAGCGTGAGAGAGCCGGGCTCCACAAACGCGGCAAGCACCACTACAGCCACGTGCTGATCGATCCCGCACCCGACTCGACGGCTTATGCCGCATCCGCCGCGATCGCCCACCAGATCCTGCAAGCCACCGACCGGCAGGCACTACGACTGCTCGCCCCGGTCCAGGGGCAGCTGCGTGAACTACCAGGACCCGACCGAGCCATCGGCGATGTGCTGCGCAACTCCCCCAGGAACTCCCCGCCCCTGAGAGTCGTCCTCGCCCGCAAGGAGCCGGTGACACAGAAGGCGGTCCTCGGCTATCGGGACGCGCGTCACCGCGAATGGCGCCCTGCGGCATCCAACGACGACTGGGTCCGGCGGGTGACAGACACCTCTGCGAAGTGA
- a CDS encoding lamin tail domain-containing protein, with protein sequence MSSSTVTARRISAAALAAAAIVGAVALPASAADHARPDGPKVEISAVQYDSPGRDDRSRHSLNKEWVELTNTSRRTVNLDGWTLRNKDGKTYTFHHYRLDGRSTVRIHTGHGRDTASDLFQDRRDYVWDDRSDTATLRNDHGRFVDDESWGRHHGGHGGPGGHDSHGDHGGHGGHERGDIRR encoded by the coding sequence GTGTCTTCTTCCACTGTGACCGCCCGTCGTATCTCCGCTGCGGCTCTCGCCGCCGCCGCCATCGTCGGGGCCGTGGCGCTGCCGGCGTCGGCGGCCGACCACGCCCGGCCCGACGGGCCGAAGGTGGAGATCAGCGCGGTGCAGTACGACTCTCCCGGGCGTGACGACCGCTCGCGGCACTCGCTGAACAAGGAGTGGGTGGAGCTCACCAACACCTCGCGCCGGACGGTCAACCTCGACGGCTGGACCCTGCGGAACAAGGACGGCAAGACCTACACCTTCCACCACTACCGCCTCGACGGCCGCTCCACGGTCCGTATCCACACCGGCCATGGCCGCGACACCGCCAGCGACCTGTTCCAGGACCGCCGCGACTACGTGTGGGACGACCGTTCCGACACGGCCACCCTGCGCAACGACCACGGTCGCTTCGTCGACGACGAGTCCTGGGGCCGCCACCACGGTGGCCACGGAGGCCCCGGCGGTCATGACAGCCACGGTGACCACGGCGGTCACGGCGGTCACGAGCGTGGCGACATCCGCCGCTGA
- a CDS encoding nitroreductase/quinone reductase family protein, giving the protein MPHPIHDFNRQIIEEFRANHGRVGGPFEGGRLILLTTTGARTGAPHTTPVGYLPDGGDHILVIASAGGSPRHPDWYRNLVTHPQVTVESGVFTYEANAVVLAGEERDQAFARAVEVDRGWAAYQEKTDRIIPVVALQEIARPGPPNINASSPGEAITLVHDVFRRELALIRKEMAAHAPGGSTLGAQLRVNCLTFCQGLHNHHTGEDLAMFPFLADRHPETVPVLDRLRAEHEQIAALVEKLREALADPDPASVRTEVDRLTTELEAHLTYEEEQLIPLLDGVRH; this is encoded by the coding sequence GTGCCCCACCCCATCCATGACTTCAACCGACAGATCATCGAGGAGTTCCGCGCGAACCACGGCCGGGTCGGCGGCCCCTTCGAGGGCGGACGCCTGATCCTGCTCACCACCACCGGCGCCCGTACCGGCGCCCCGCACACCACCCCCGTCGGCTACCTTCCCGACGGCGGCGACCACATCCTCGTGATCGCCTCGGCGGGCGGCTCGCCCCGCCACCCCGACTGGTACCGCAACCTCGTCACCCACCCCCAAGTCACCGTCGAGAGCGGGGTGTTCACCTATGAGGCGAACGCCGTCGTGCTGGCCGGCGAGGAGCGGGACCAGGCGTTCGCCCGGGCGGTGGAGGTGGACCGTGGCTGGGCGGCGTACCAGGAGAAGACGGACCGGATCATCCCCGTGGTCGCCCTGCAGGAGATCGCCCGCCCCGGCCCACCGAACATCAACGCCTCGTCGCCGGGCGAGGCCATCACACTCGTCCACGACGTCTTCCGTCGCGAACTCGCCCTGATCCGGAAGGAGATGGCCGCGCATGCGCCGGGCGGTTCGACCCTGGGTGCCCAACTGCGCGTGAACTGCCTGACGTTCTGCCAGGGTCTGCACAACCACCACACCGGCGAGGACCTGGCCATGTTCCCGTTCCTGGCCGACCGCCACCCGGAGACGGTCCCGGTCCTCGACCGCCTGCGCGCCGAGCACGAGCAGATCGCGGCCCTGGTGGAGAAGCTGCGCGAGGCGCTCGCCGACCCGGACCCCGCGTCCGTACGCACGGAGGTCGACCGCCTCACGACCGAGCTGGAAGCCCATCTGACGTACGAGGAGGAGCAGTTGATCCCGCTCCTCGACGGCGTCCGACACTGA
- a CDS encoding TetR family transcriptional regulator: MTEPGLRQRKKQRMYESVSGIAVGLFLEKGFDAVSVAEIAAAAEISKPTLFRYFPAKEDLVLHRIADHEDEAARVVTQSDEAPLVALRRHFLDGLEREDPVTGLNDHPGVLAFHSLLYGTPSLVARAHGHLERQEAALAEALGGDLDARLAAGQIIAVRRVLAMENWRRIAAGERVGDVRGDAVAAAERAFGLLAAGLPHLA, from the coding sequence ATGACCGAGCCCGGCCTGCGCCAGCGTAAGAAGCAGCGGATGTACGAGTCGGTGTCGGGGATCGCCGTCGGCCTGTTTCTGGAGAAGGGCTTCGACGCCGTCTCCGTTGCCGAGATCGCCGCCGCCGCGGAGATCTCCAAGCCGACCCTGTTCCGGTACTTCCCGGCGAAGGAGGACCTCGTCCTCCATCGGATCGCCGATCATGAGGACGAGGCGGCGCGGGTGGTGACCCAGTCGGACGAGGCGCCTCTCGTCGCCCTGCGGCGGCACTTCCTCGACGGGCTGGAGCGGGAGGATCCCGTCACCGGGCTCAATGATCACCCCGGGGTCCTCGCCTTCCACTCGCTGCTCTACGGCACCCCCTCCCTCGTCGCCCGCGCTCATGGCCACCTGGAACGGCAGGAGGCCGCGCTCGCGGAGGCTCTCGGCGGGGACTTGGACGCACGGCTGGCGGCGGGGCAGATCATCGCCGTGCGGCGGGTGCTCGCCATGGAGAACTGGCGGCGGATCGCGGCGGGGGAGCGGGTCGGGGACGTGCGGGGGGACGCGGTGGCCGCGGCGGAGCGGGCGTTCGGGTTGTTGGCGGCGGGGCTCCCGCACCTTGCGTAA
- a CDS encoding HAD domain-containing protein, protein MLLFLDVDGVLLPFGAGPYPVYDGVLPLPAAAAEHPLLTRVDPALGARLTSLGCEPVWATTWMDDANTCLTPWLGLPRLPVVDWPETDEPGPPGLHFKTRPLVAWAAGRPFVWVDDEITDADRTWVTAQHPARALLHRVNPQQGLTERDFTELEEWLQH, encoded by the coding sequence ATGCTGCTCTTCCTGGATGTCGACGGGGTACTGCTGCCGTTCGGTGCGGGGCCGTATCCGGTGTACGACGGGGTTCTTCCGCTGCCCGCTGCCGCTGCCGAGCACCCGTTGCTGACGCGCGTGGACCCCGCGCTCGGCGCGCGCCTGACGTCGCTTGGCTGCGAGCCGGTGTGGGCCACGACCTGGATGGATGACGCCAACACCTGTCTGACGCCCTGGCTCGGGCTGCCCCGCCTTCCGGTGGTGGACTGGCCCGAAACGGACGAGCCGGGGCCGCCCGGCCTACACTTCAAGACCCGGCCCCTCGTCGCCTGGGCGGCCGGCCGGCCCTTCGTCTGGGTCGACGACGAGATCACCGACGCCGACCGTACCTGGGTGACGGCCCAGCATCCCGCACGGGCTCTCCTGCACCGCGTGAATCCCCAACAGGGCCTCACTGAAAGGGACTTCACCGAGCTGGAGGAGTGGCTCCAGCACTGA